A single Amphiura filiformis chromosome 8, Afil_fr2py, whole genome shotgun sequence DNA region contains:
- the LOC140158275 gene encoding LOW QUALITY PROTEIN: serine/threonine/tyrosine-interacting-like protein 1 (The sequence of the model RefSeq protein was modified relative to this genomic sequence to represent the inferred CDS: inserted 2 bases in 1 codon; deleted 1 base in 1 codon), producing the protein MGCTVSLNSNQSNSSIGEDTKKNPPDPTSVVSVHNSTIPNTNHLHSSTGEETKGCTDPPDTTSNVVNVLNSNQSDSSTREGLKGHTTPPDTISHISSIKSVNALSTTAIEPAVEVASTMASQPSQVSPRESSPTPPMETLLPELTRNKRGYLKPRETIDDSAPDGYLTVHEMYNMINSGFSMPYIHDPRYILILDARDQSEFTPNHIITARHHTAIDSDYDCILQAGKLDQYNYIVLYDDNSKVGETSETIANLCQRIKERHDPYILDGGIKEFQNMYPYLCTDKMIFTEXKRYQEIQAYPSSVLYGVLFQGNGKHATTKKVIEDLRITHIVNITVEYDNEFPDLVDYLHLKFTDEVASRLEHRLTGAADYIADAIRDGGRVLVHCVQGISRSSTITLSFLMKYQAWTLQDAYHFLKDKRSAAQPNRAFFVQLGNFERDLFGERISDVDQLWIG; encoded by the exons ATGGGCTGTACTGTTTCTCTGAATTCCAACCAGTCGAATTCATCAATAGGAGAAGATACAAAGAAAAATCCACCTGACCCAACATCAGTTGTAAGTGTACACAATTCTACCATCCCGAATACCAACCACTTGCATTCATCAACAGGAGAAGAGACAAAAGGATGCACAGATCCACCCGACACAACATCTAATGTCGTAAATGTACTAAATTCCAACCAGTCAGATTCATCAACAAGAGAAGGGTTAAAGGGACACACGACTCCACCTGACACAATATCTCAT ATCAGTTCCATAAAATCAGTCAATGCTTTATCTACCACTGCCATTGAGCCTGCAGTAGAAGTTGCATCAACCATGGCCAGCCAACCTAGCCAAGTCTCACCAAGAGAATCATCACCAACACCTCCTATGGAGACACTCCTTCCAGAGTTAACCAGAAATAAACGAGGCTATCTTAAGCCAAGGGAAACCATTGACGATAGTGCCCCCGATGGGTATCTAACAGTCCACGAAATGTACAACATGATTAATAGCGGCTTCAGCATGCCATACATTCATGATCCGCGGTACATATTGATCTTAGATGCCAGAGATCAATCAGAGTTCACACCAAATCACATAATAACAGCCCGTCACCATACAGCAATAGACAGCGATTACGATTGCATATTACAAGCGGGTAAGCTAGATCAGTACAATTATATAGTGTTGTATGATGACAATAGTAAAGTAGGCGAAACATCGGAAACCATCGCTAATCTATGTCAGCGTATTAAAGAGAGACATGATCCGTATATCTTAGATGGGGGTATTAAAGAATTCCAAAACATGTACCCATATCTATGCACCGATAAgatgatttttacaga aaagcgATATCAGGAGATTCAAGCGTATCCATCAAGCGTCCTGTACGGAGTCCTCTTTCAAGGCAATGGTAAACATGCAACCACTAAGAAAGTCATCGAAGACCTCCGAATCACACACATTGTCAACATCACCGTAGAGTACGATAATGAGTTCCCCGATTTGGTGGACTATCTTCACTTGAAATTCACGGATGAGGTGGCGAGTCGGCTGGAACATCGGCTGACAGGTGCCGCCGATTACATCGCAGATGCGATCCGCGACGGAGGGCGTGTTTTAGTTCATTGCGTGCAGGGTATTAGCCGCAGCTCGACAATAACTCTGTCGTTTCTTATGAAATACCAAGCATGGACACTTCAAGATGCGTATCACTTTTTGAAGGACAAGCGTTCAGCTGCTCAACCTAATAGG GCTTTTTTTGTGCAACTAGGGAATTTTGAGAGGGATCTATTTGGTGAACGGATATCAGATGTAGATCAGTTGTGGATTGGTTGA